The following proteins come from a genomic window of Thermomicrobiales bacterium:
- a CDS encoding DUF952 domain-containing protein, with protein sequence MSDIDTLPSEEVSIHRAEHVTYHLVPAEVWEAQKFGRFYVPENFAEEGFIHCTDTLEELVAVGNRYYRDDPRTFLVLAIDCELVTAEIRYEDERRIFPHIYGPLDAEAVLSMQPVVRAADGSFLSMG encoded by the coding sequence ATGAGCGATATCGATACTCTCCCCTCGGAAGAGGTGTCGATCCACCGGGCGGAGCATGTCACCTATCATCTCGTGCCCGCGGAGGTTTGGGAAGCCCAGAAGTTCGGACGTTTCTATGTTCCTGAGAACTTCGCGGAGGAAGGGTTCATTCACTGCACCGATACCCTCGAGGAGCTGGTGGCAGTGGGCAATCGCTACTACCGTGACGATCCGCGCACGTTCCTGGTGTTGGCAATCGACTGCGAGCTGGTCACCGCCGAGATTCGCTACGAGGACGAGCGCAGAATCTTCCCGCACATCTACGGGCCGCTCGATGCCGAAGCGGTTCTTTCGATGCAGCCGGTTGTGCGCGCAGCCGATGGGTCCTTTCTGAGCATGGGATAG